One Brassica napus cultivar Da-Ae chromosome C4, Da-Ae, whole genome shotgun sequence genomic region harbors:
- the LOC106391736 gene encoding histone chaperone ASF1: MRRGRGKGRKPSASAREDRGSGEEEKIPAYRRRGRPQKPVRDDFEEEEEEEMVEKMEQEEDIDDTNESSVTSKKPENERKRKISNTDHNADLKEEETELGSKSSMDGSTKSISVGFRQNGSRRKSKPRRAAEAVVECNGV; this comes from the coding sequence ATGAGAAGAGGTAGAGGGAAAGGGAGGAAGCCGAGTGCATCTGCTCGGGAAGATCGTGGAAGcggtgaagaagagaagatcCCTGCTTACAGGAGAAGAGGAAGGCCACAGAAGCCGGTGAGAGATGATTtcgaagaggaggaggaagaagagatggtAGAGAAGATggaacaagaagaagatattgATGATACTAATGAAAGCTCAGTAACAAGCAAAAAACCAGAGAACGAGAGGAAGAGGAAAATATCTAATACAGATCACAATGCGGatttaaaagaagaagagaccGAGTTAGGATCCAAATCAAGCATGGATGGTTCCACTAAATCGATATCTGTTGGGTTTAGGCAGAATGGAAGCAGGAGGAAGAGCAAGCCGAGACGAGCTGCTGAAGCTGTTGTGGAATGTAATGGAGTTTGA